GCGGCCGATCAGCGTGCTCTTGCCGTCGTCGACCGAGCCGCAGGTGATGAAGCGCAGGGCGGTGCCGGTGTCGCCGTGCAGGGCGGTGCTATCGAGGGTTGCTGTCGTCGCGCTCATCAGAAGTAACCGTCTTTCTTGCGTTTTTCCATCGAAGCTTCGGAGGTCATGTCGTCCATGCGCGTCGCACCGCGTTCGCTCACGTCGACCGACAGCGTCTCCAGCACCACGTCCCCGGCATCGGCCGCGAGGCTTTCGACCGGGCAGGTGGTCGTGATGTCGCCCACGGTGCGAAAGCGCACGTTGCGCACCTGCACCGTTTCGCCGTCGCGCGGCGGGGTCAGTTCGGTCACGGGCACCAAGAGGCCGCGGCGTTCGACCACTTCGCGCTTGTGCGTGTAGTAGATCGAGGGCAGGCCGACGTGCTCGCGCTCGATGTATTGCCACACGTCGAGCTCGGTCCAGTTCGAGATCGGGAACACGCGGAAGTGCTCGCCCGGTGCAAGGCGCGTGTTGAACAGCGTCCAGAGTTCAGGGCGCTGGTCCTTGGGCTGCCATTGGCCGAAGGAATCGCGGTGCGAAAAGATGCGCTCCTTGGCGCGCGCTTTTTCCTCGTCGCGGCGGGCGCCACCGATCAACGCATCGAAGCGGAACTCTTCAATCGCTTCGAGCAGCGTGACCGACTGGTGCGCATTGCGCGATTCGCCGGGGTGCGCCAGGCGCACGGTGCCGCGCGCCATCGAGTCTTCGACGCTGCGCACGATGAGCTTGGCGCCGAGTTCCTGTGCGCGCTGGTCGCGGTAGGCCGTTACTTCAGGGAAGTTGTGGCCGGTGTCGATCATCAGCAGCGGATAAGGAATGCGGCCTGCGCCGAAAGCCTTTTCGGCGCATTTCAGCAGCACCAGCGAATCCTTGCCGCCCGAGAACAGCAGGGTGGGCCGCTCGAAGGCGGCGGCCACTTCGCGCAGGATGAAGACGGTTTCCTCTTCGAGCGCATCGAGGTGCGTGTTGGACAGGCGCGCGGGAGAGTGCATGGGCGGCAGCAGCAGTTCGTTTTCGGTACGGGC
The Variovorax paradoxus genome window above contains:
- the cysD gene encoding sulfate adenylyltransferase subunit CysD, which translates into the protein MNARTENELLLPPMHSPARLSNTHLDALEEETVFILREVAAAFERPTLLFSGGKDSLVLLKCAEKAFGAGRIPYPLLMIDTGHNFPEVTAYRDQRAQELGAKLIVRSVEDSMARGTVRLAHPGESRNAHQSVTLLEAIEEFRFDALIGGARRDEEKARAKERIFSHRDSFGQWQPKDQRPELWTLFNTRLAPGEHFRVFPISNWTELDVWQYIEREHVGLPSIYYTHKREVVERRGLLVPVTELTPPRDGETVQVRNVRFRTVGDITTTCPVESLAADAGDVVLETLSVDVSERGATRMDDMTSEASMEKRKKDGYF